In Nitrospirota bacterium, one genomic interval encodes:
- a CDS encoding cobalamin-binding protein translates to MRICSLLPSATEVIAALGLSEELVGISHECDYPPSVGSVPIMVEPMIPPHGLTSAEIDRQVAQFVASGQRLYRLNHDRLCHSRPDLILSQDLCHVCAVTPDQLHEAIRAMPHQPTVLTLNPGTIHDVIDDVVRIGDAAGRSAEGHRLASQLRERLEAVRTRVQNLSHRPRVVCIEWLSPLYVAGHWVPEMVQLAGGQDVLAQPGTPSRVVTWDDIVAASPDVLIVMPCGFSVERTRTELSQLMLQPGQWPIPSTLREQTFLVDASSYFSRPGPRLIDGIELLAAIFHPSDQYPMHDSMASRLEPQPQH, encoded by the coding sequence ATGAGAATCTGCTCGCTGCTTCCCAGTGCTACCGAAGTGATTGCCGCGCTCGGTCTGAGCGAGGAACTCGTTGGAATCAGTCATGAGTGCGACTACCCGCCATCGGTCGGGAGCGTGCCCATCATGGTTGAGCCGATGATCCCTCCTCATGGGCTGACCAGCGCTGAGATCGATCGACAAGTCGCGCAGTTCGTGGCCTCCGGCCAGCGGCTCTATCGGCTAAACCATGACCGCTTGTGCCACTCGCGCCCCGATCTGATCCTATCCCAAGACCTCTGTCATGTCTGTGCCGTCACGCCGGATCAACTGCATGAGGCCATTCGAGCCATGCCTCACCAACCGACCGTCCTGACATTGAACCCCGGTACGATTCACGATGTAATCGATGATGTCGTGCGGATCGGCGACGCGGCAGGCCGGTCGGCAGAGGGCCATCGTCTCGCGTCGCAGTTACGCGAGCGACTCGAAGCCGTTCGCACTCGCGTCCAGAATCTCTCGCATCGCCCTCGCGTGGTCTGTATCGAATGGCTCTCTCCGCTATATGTCGCAGGTCATTGGGTTCCTGAGATGGTTCAACTTGCAGGCGGACAGGATGTCCTGGCCCAGCCTGGCACCCCTTCTCGCGTTGTGACGTGGGACGACATCGTCGCCGCGTCTCCGGACGTGCTCATCGTCATGCCCTGCGGCTTCTCAGTTGAACGGACACGTACTGAACTATCCCAGCTTATGCTGCAACCTGGTCAATGGCCCATCCCCTCAACACTGAGGGAACAGACATTCCTGGTCGACGCGTCCTCGTATTTTAGCCGGCCTGGCCCTCGCCTGATTGACGGGATTGAACTATTGGCCGCCATCTTCCATCCATCAGACCAGTACCCCATGCACGACTCCATGGCCAGTCGCCTGGAGCCACAACCTCAGCACTAA